From the genome of Rhizobacter sp. AJA081-3:
GAAGGCAGGCAGCTCCGAGGCGGGGTAGTCCGTGTACATGACCTTGCGCTGGAAACGCGGGTCGGTGTCGGCGTGCTGGAGGTTGTGGTCGATCGTCGAGATCAGGTCGGCCACGTCGCTGCCGAGGATGCCGAGTTTCTCGGTCTCCCCGCTGCGCGGCACGTAGCCCGACGTGACCAGCTCGAGCTTCTGGTCGTCGCGCTGGCGCACCGAGCCGACGCGCAGCAATTCGTCCAGCACCGCCCGCGCGGGCATGTCGCCGCTGTAGCGGCGCACCAGCACGGCAAAGCTCTGCGAACCCTCGAGCGGGTCCAGCGCCAGTGGCGTGCCCTTGTCGTCGTGGAACTCGGCGTCCCGAGCCCAGCCGGTCAGAACGCGTGCGGCGCGGTTGTAGCCCTCGTCGCTGGCGGCCCGCTCGGGCGCCGTGTCGGCGACCAGGCGCTGCACGTCCTTGCGGGTCAATCCGGTGAGGATGGACGCGCGGGACAGCGTAGGCTTCTTGCCGGGGATGCCGAAGTCGTCCAGCGCCACCTGCACGTAGGTGTGCTTGGCCAGCTCCTCGAAGGCGGCGAACGGCACGTGGTGGCGCAGCAGCAGTCGGCACAGGGGCCTCAGCAGCTTGAGCACCGCGGCGTTCACGGCGATGTGGATTCGGTTTTCGGCGTCCATGTTTGGGATTATTTTCCCAAGTTGTGGGGTCGTCAAGCTTTTTCTCTCAACAGATTCGCATCAGCGTGTTTCGCGGAAGTCGGTCGGCATGGCCATCGCCAGGCCGTGCTTGTCGATGCGGTAGCGCAGGGTGTCGCGGCTGATGCCCAGGTCGCGCGCGGCGCGGCTGACGTTCCAGCCACTGCGCTCCAGCGCCTGCACGAGCGCGTCGCGCTCCATGGCGGGCAATGTGCGCGCCGACGCTGCGTCAGGGGTCGCCGGCATCTCGGCCATCCCGCTGCGCGGCTCCTCGCGCAGGCCGAGGTCGTCGACACCCAGCGTCTGCCCGTGGCACAGCAGCACGGCCTGCTCGAGCAGGTTGCGCAGTTCGCGCACGTTGCCCGGCCAGGCATGCCTCATGAGGGCGTGCTCGGCATCCGCGCTGAAGGACGGTGTGGCCCTTCCATAGCGAGCAGCGTGGTGGGCCACGAAGCTGCGAGCGAGCAGGAGCACGTCGGCGCCGCGCTCGCGCAGCGGCGGCAACTCGAGCTGCACGACGCGCAGGCGGAAGTAGAGGTCGGCGCGGAAGCGCCCTTCGCGCACCAACTGGTCCAGCGGCCGGTGCGTGGCCGCGACGATGCGCACGTTGACGCGCTGCTCGCGCACGCTGCCCAGGCGCCGCACCGTGCGCTCCTCCAGCAACTTGAGCAGCTTGGCTTGCAGCGACTGCTCCATGTCGCCGATCTCGTCGAGGAACAGCGTGCCGCCTTCGGCCGTCTCGACCAGGCCGAGCTTGCGCTCGCGCGCGTCGGTGAAGGCGCCACGCTCGTGGCCGAAGAGCTCCGACTCGAGCAGCTGCGCCGGCAGCGCCGCGCAGTTGAGCTCGACGAAGGGCTTGTCGCGACGCGGGCCGTTGAAATGCAGCGCGCGCGCGACGAGTTCCTTGCCGGTGCCGGTCTCGCCGCGCAGCAGCACCGCCGGCGCCTCCGTGTCCTGCAGGTTCGCCTCGGCCTGCAACAGCTGGCGCAGCAGCGCGTGGAGCTTGCGCATGCCGGGCGACTCGCCCTGCAGGGTGCTGAGGTCGGCGCCTTCGCCGTCGCGCCGCCGGTAATAGGCCAGTGCGCTGTCCTTGCGGCTTTCGGAGGTCGCGCGCTCGAGCAGCATGCCGAGCTTGGACAGTGCCACCGGCTTGGTGAGGAAGTCCAGCGCGCCGGCCTTCATCGCGTCCACCGCCATTTCGACGTTGGCGTGGCCGGTGACCATGATCACCTGCGTCGCCGGGCTGTGCGCGCGGATGCGCTCCAGCGCCTGCAGGCCGTCCATGCCGGGCAGGTTGAAGTCGAGCACCACCGCGTCGGGCGCGAAGCTGTCCAGCCTCGCCAGGCCTTCCTCGGCCGAGCCGGCGCATTCCACCTCGTAGTCGTTGCGCTCGAGGTAGGTGCGCATGTTCTTCGCGAGGATCGCTTCGTCCTCGATGATCAGGATGGCGCCGTTCATGGATCGGTTCCCGGTTCAGGTGGATGAGGCCAGGCGCAGGCTGATCGAGACGACCGTGCCCTTGCCCTCTTCGCTGGCGATGTGCAGCCGGCCGCCGTGCCGCTCGAGCACGCGACGGGCCAGCGCCAGGCCCACGCCCATGCCGTTGGCCTTGGTGGTGAAGAAGGGGCTGCCGGCCTGCGCGCGCTGCGTGCGGCTCATGCCATGCCCGTTGTCCTGCACGCGCAGCGTGAGAAGCCGCCGGCGCTCGTCGGGCGCGGCGCTGACCGTGATGCGGCCGCCGTCCTGCACCGCGTCCAGCGCGTTGGCCAGCACGCTGCGCAGCACCTGGCCAACAAACAGCGCATCGCCGCGGACAGCGGGCAGGTCGTCGGCCAGCTCGGCGCGCGCGCGCACATGCCGGCGCTCCAGCTCGCGGCCGAATTCCTGCAGGCAGCTCTGCACCAGCGGGGCCACCGACAGCGGCTGCGACGCGCCCTCGTTCGAGCGGGTGTAGGACAGCAGCTCGCGCAGCCAGGCACCCAGGCGGTCGGCCTGCTCGACGATGTCCTGGGCCGCCTCCTGCGTGGCGCGGGCGTCGCCGGCACGCGGCGGGCCGCTGGCGCTGTCGACGATCAGCTCGGCCGAACTGCGCATGGCCGCCAGCGGGTTGCGGATGCCGTGCGCCACCACCGAACTCATCTCGCCGACGACCGCGAAGGTCTCGTTCTCGACCAGCTGGCGCTGCTGCGCCTGGATCAGGCCGTCGGCGCGCCGCACCAGACCGAACAGCGCCGCGAACAGCAGCAGGCCGAAACCGATCGCACCCAGCGCGATGAAGTGGCGCAGCTGCGCGAGCAGGTGCATCAGACCGCGAGGGTTCTTGTAGAACTCGATCGCACCGATCACCCGGCCGGTGCGCGACTCCGTCACCGGCACGTAGATCTCGACGAACAGGTCGTCGGGCTGAGTCAAGGCCTCGTACTCGCTCTTGCCGTTGACGCGCTCCTGCTGCGTCTTCTTCTCGACCACCACCGCCCCGCGAAGAGCGAAATCGAGCTCCTCGTTCGGGCCGAACTGGCGCCCGATCAGCGTCCGGTCGCTGGACCACAGCACGCGGCGCTGCAGGTCGTACAGGTTGGCGCGCAGCATGTCGGGCATGCGTGCGAGGTGCTGGAAGGCCTCCTCGACGTCGGCCGACGGCGCTTCCTTCGGATTGGCGACGTAGTCCTGCATTGCCGTCTCGACCAGCATCAGGCTGTGCACGAAGTCGCGGGTCAGCGTGCCTTCCTGCAAGAGCATGCGCTGGGTAACGAACCAGCTCAGCAGCCAGACGCTGGCCACCGCGATCACCGTGATCGCGGCCATCGAGACGACGCCGAACCAGCGTGTCAGGCCGAAGCCTCCTGCACTGCCGCCGTTGGGGGTGGAGTGGGTCACATGACCCCCAATCCCTGGGGCATTTGCCCCACCCTGATTGCCCGTGACGGCGCCCATCCGGGTTCGATCAACGGTAAATCAACAGCTTGCGCGTGCATGGCGGGTTGGCCTGGTTCTTGTTAGTACTTGGGACAATTTTCCCAAATCCAACCGAAACCTGCAAGAGGCCCCCCGTGAAGCGAATCCTCGTCTACTCGCACGACACCTTCGGCCTGGGCAACATCCGCCGCATGCTGGAGGTGGCGCGCCACTTGGTGCAGTCGTCCAGCGAGGTGTCGGTGCTGGTGATCACAGGCTCGCCGATGCTGCATGCGTTCCGCATCCCGGACCGAATCGACTACGTCAAGCTGCCCTGCCTGTCGCGCAACGTCGACGGCCGCTACGGCGCGCGCACCCTGCCGATCTCGCTCGAACAGACGGTTCGGCTGCGCGCCAACCTGATCCGATCGGCGATCGCCGACTTCGAACCCGACCTGATCCTGGTCGACAAGAAGCCCTTCGGCGTGGAAGACGAGCTGGCCGGCGCGCTGGAGGCGATGTCCGCGTCGGCGAAGCGTCCGAAGCTCGTGCTGCTGCTGCGCGACATCCTCGACAGCGCCGAGTCGACCACCCGGGTGTGGCGCAAGAACGGCTACTTCGAGGCGATCAGCGCCTACTACGATCAGGTGCTGGTGGTCGGCTGCCCCGAGGTCTACGACCTGCGCCGCGAGTACGACTTTCCGCCCTTCGCCGCCGCCAAGGTGCGCTTTTGCGGCTACATCGCCCGCGAAGCCGGTCGCCAGCCGCGCGACGTGGTCCGCCGCACGCTCGGCGTCGCCGCGAACGAGCCGCTGCTGCTGGTCACGCCCGGCGGCGGCGAGGACGGCCACGAGCTCGTCTCCAACGTGATGCGCGCGCTGAACGCCATGCCCGCGCCGCAGCGGCCGCGCACCCACATCGTCTGCGGCCCGGAGATGAGCGAGGCCCGGCGCGCCGCCGTGCACGAGGCGGCGCGGGCGCTCGCCAACGCCAGCGTGCAGGACTTCTGCGACGACATGATGTCGCTGATGTCGGCCGCCGACGTGGTGGTCGCCATGGGTGGCTACAACACCGTGTGCGAGCTGCTCACGCTGCGCAAGCGCGCGCTCATCGTGCCGCGCGTCAAGCCGGGCGTCGAGCAGAGCATCCGCGCCGAACGCATGGCAGCGCTGGGCTTCCTGCACATGCTGCATC
Proteins encoded in this window:
- a CDS encoding DUF6502 family protein, coding for MDAENRIHIAVNAAVLKLLRPLCRLLLRHHVPFAAFEELAKHTYVQVALDDFGIPGKKPTLSRASILTGLTRKDVQRLVADTAPERAASDEGYNRAARVLTGWARDAEFHDDKGTPLALDPLEGSQSFAVLVRRYSGDMPARAVLDELLRVGSVRQRDDQKLELVTSGYVPRSGETEKLGILGSDVADLISTIDHNLQHADTDPRFQRKVMYTDYPASELPAFRKLSSAQAQELLEKFDRWLAVHEKSDKTDHSSQPAMRVGMGIYYFEEPMVPAHRKED
- a CDS encoding sigma-54 dependent transcriptional regulator, yielding MNGAILIIEDEAILAKNMRTYLERNDYEVECAGSAEEGLARLDSFAPDAVVLDFNLPGMDGLQALERIRAHSPATQVIMVTGHANVEMAVDAMKAGALDFLTKPVALSKLGMLLERATSESRKDSALAYYRRRDGEGADLSTLQGESPGMRKLHALLRQLLQAEANLQDTEAPAVLLRGETGTGKELVARALHFNGPRRDKPFVELNCAALPAQLLESELFGHERGAFTDARERKLGLVETAEGGTLFLDEIGDMEQSLQAKLLKLLEERTVRRLGSVREQRVNVRIVAATHRPLDQLVREGRFRADLYFRLRVVQLELPPLRERGADVLLLARSFVAHHAARYGRATPSFSADAEHALMRHAWPGNVRELRNLLEQAVLLCHGQTLGVDDLGLREEPRSGMAEMPATPDAASARTLPAMERDALVQALERSGWNVSRAARDLGISRDTLRYRIDKHGLAMAMPTDFRETR
- a CDS encoding sensor histidine kinase; translation: MTHSTPNGGSAGGFGLTRWFGVVSMAAITVIAVASVWLLSWFVTQRMLLQEGTLTRDFVHSLMLVETAMQDYVANPKEAPSADVEEAFQHLARMPDMLRANLYDLQRRVLWSSDRTLIGRQFGPNEELDFALRGAVVVEKKTQQERVNGKSEYEALTQPDDLFVEIYVPVTESRTGRVIGAIEFYKNPRGLMHLLAQLRHFIALGAIGFGLLLFAALFGLVRRADGLIQAQQRQLVENETFAVVGEMSSVVAHGIRNPLAAMRSSAELIVDSASGPPRAGDARATQEAAQDIVEQADRLGAWLRELLSYTRSNEGASQPLSVAPLVQSCLQEFGRELERRHVRARAELADDLPAVRGDALFVGQVLRSVLANALDAVQDGGRITVSAAPDERRRLLTLRVQDNGHGMSRTQRAQAGSPFFTTKANGMGVGLALARRVLERHGGRLHIASEEGKGTVVSISLRLASST
- a CDS encoding glycosyltransferase family protein; its protein translation is MKRILVYSHDTFGLGNIRRMLEVARHLVQSSSEVSVLVITGSPMLHAFRIPDRIDYVKLPCLSRNVDGRYGARTLPISLEQTVRLRANLIRSAIADFEPDLILVDKKPFGVEDELAGALEAMSASAKRPKLVLLLRDILDSAESTTRVWRKNGYFEAISAYYDQVLVVGCPEVYDLRREYDFPPFAAAKVRFCGYIAREAGRQPRDVVRRTLGVAANEPLLLVTPGGGEDGHELVSNVMRALNAMPAPQRPRTHIVCGPEMSEARRAAVHEAARALANASVQDFCDDMMSLMSAADVVVAMGGYNTVCELLTLRKRALIVPRVKPGVEQSIRAERMAALGFLHMLHPDLLSPTTMLAALQSELAAWRAHQQPVALRRLDGLAHVSAALFEAMGHRPVAPRPAGEAETQRRPRRNLHAPDGAFGVHA